A genomic window from Punica granatum isolate Tunisia-2019 chromosome 2, ASM765513v2, whole genome shotgun sequence includes:
- the LOC116196946 gene encoding probable catabolite repression protein creC isoform X2 — translation MINTANGMMSTSSSSAAAAPGGNAPSPGLKTYFKSPEGRYKLHYEKGHPSGLMHYVQGKTVTQATVATIKDKPSPPTPPSQPSSSFSASSGVRSAAARLLGSGNGSRALSFVGGNGGSKSISGGSRLGPLGSNSSTSNLTSNFDGRGTYLIFNMGDGLFISDLNSQDKEPMKAIYFNNVYPVCHAFDSDAKDGHDLLIGLSTGDVYSVSLRQQLQDSGKKLVGAQHYNKDGSVNGSRCTCISWVPGGDGAFVVAHADGNIYVYEKSKEGAGDSSFPAIKDPTQFSVAHARYSKSNPIARWHICQGSINGIAFSTDGTYLATVGRDGYLRVFDYSKEQLICGGKSYYGALLCCAWSNDGKYVLAGGEDDLVQIWSMVDRKVVAWGEGHNSWVSGVAFDSFWSSPNSDDSGDSVLYRFGSVGQDTQLLLWDLEMDEIVVPLRRPPGGSPTLSTGSQSSHWDNVTPVGTLQPAPSMRDIPKISPVVAHRVHTEPLSGLIFTTESVLTVCREGHIKVWIRPHIAEAQGASNPETALSTSLKDKPLLSSKVSNSSGYKQ, via the exons ATGATCAACACAGCCAACGGCATGATGTCCACGTCGTCCTCCTCCGCTGCCGCCGCTCCCGGCGGTAACGCCCCCTCCCCCGGCCTCAAGACCTATTTCAAGTCCCCCGAGGGCCGCTACAAGCTCCACTATGAGAAAGGCCACCCCTCCGGCTTGATGCACTACGTCCAGGGCAAGACCGTCACTCAG GCAACTGTAGCCACTATCAAGGACAAGCCATCCCCGCCAACCCCACCATCTCAGCCCTCTTCGAGCTTCAGTGCCAGCAGTGGAGTACGATCTGCTGCTGCAAGGTTATTGGGTAGCGGTAATGGGAGCCGTGCCCTGAGCTTTGTTGGAGGAAATGGTGGGAGCAAGAGCATTAGTGGGGGCAGTAGGCTTGGACCATTAGGTTCGAATTCAAGTACTTCGAATCTGACTTCGAATTTTGATGGTAGAGGGACCTACTTGATCTTCAATATGGGTGATGGACTTTTTATAAGCGATTTGAATTCTCAAGACAAG GAGCCAATGAAGGCCATCTATTTTAATAATGTGTATCCTGTCTGCCATGCATTTGATTCCGATGCCAAGGATGGGCATGATTTGCTCATTGGGTTAAGTACTGGTGATG TCTATTCCGTGTCACTGAGACAGCAATTACAGGACAGTGGAAAGAAGCTTGTTGGGGCTCAACATTATAACAAGGATGGTTCAGTTAATGGCAG TCGCTGTACTTGCATTTCATGGGTGCCTGGAGGTGATGGTGCTTTTGTTGTTGCACATGCTGatggaaatatatatgtatatgaaaaG AGTAAAGAAGGTGCCGGGGATTCTTCTTTCCCAGCTATCAAAGATCCAACTCAATTTTCTGTTGCACATGCACGGTACAGTAAG AGCAATCCGATTGCTAGATGGCATATATGCCAAGGTTCAATTAATGGCATAGCATTCTCGACAGACGGAACCTATTTAGCTACTGTTGGCAGAGATG GTTATCTACGAGTCTTTGATTACTCGAAGGAACAATTGATATGTGGGGGTAAAAGCTACTACGGTGCTTTATTATGTTGTGCTTGGAG CAACGATGGGAAATACGTACTAGCTGGAGGTGAAGATGATTTAGTCCAAATCTGGAGTATGGTAGATAGGAAGGTCGTTGCTTGGGGAGAAGGGCATAACTCATGG GTCAGTGGAGTTGCTTTTGATTCATTTTGGTCATCCCCCAATTCTGATGACTCAGGAGATTCCGTGTTGTACCGATTTGGTTCTGTTGGGCAG GACACACAGCTGCTTCTATGGGACCTAGAGATGGACGAGATTGTCGTTCCTCTTCGCCGTCCTCCGGGTGGTTCGCCTACATTGAGCACTGGAAGCCAATCATCGCACTGGGACAATGTCACCCCTGTGGGTACCCTCCAGCCCGCTCCAAGCATGAGAGATATTCCTAAAATCTCCCCGGTGGTCGCTCACCGAGTTCACACAGAGCCCCTCTCTGGACTAATATTCACCACCGAGTCTGTCCTCACAGTATGTCGAGAAGGTCACATCAAGGTGTGGATTAGACCCCACATCGCAGAAGCCCAAGGGGCCAGCAATCCTGAGACAGCTCTGAGCACGAGCCTGAAGGACAAGCCCTTGCTATCGAGCAAGGTCTCAAATTCTTCTGGTTATAAGCAATAA
- the LOC116196946 gene encoding WD repeat-containing protein 20 isoform X1 — protein sequence MINTANGMMSTSSSSAAAAPGGNAPSPGLKTYFKSPEGRYKLHYEKGHPSGLMHYVQGKTVTQATVATIKDKPSPPTPPSQPSSSFSASSGVRSAAARLLGSGNGSRALSFVGGNGGSKSISGGSRLGPLGSNSSTSNLTSNFDGRGTYLIFNMGDGLFISDLNSQDKEPMKAIYFNNVYPVCHAFDSDAKDGHDLLIGLSTGDVYSVSLRQQLQDSGKKLVGAQHYNKDGSVNGSQNSSTHFPSSRRIIDKCRCTCISWVPGGDGAFVVAHADGNIYVYEKSKEGAGDSSFPAIKDPTQFSVAHARYSKSNPIARWHICQGSINGIAFSTDGTYLATVGRDGYLRVFDYSKEQLICGGKSYYGALLCCAWSNDGKYVLAGGEDDLVQIWSMVDRKVVAWGEGHNSWVSGVAFDSFWSSPNSDDSGDSVLYRFGSVGQDTQLLLWDLEMDEIVVPLRRPPGGSPTLSTGSQSSHWDNVTPVGTLQPAPSMRDIPKISPVVAHRVHTEPLSGLIFTTESVLTVCREGHIKVWIRPHIAEAQGASNPETALSTSLKDKPLLSSKVSNSSGYKQ from the exons ATGATCAACACAGCCAACGGCATGATGTCCACGTCGTCCTCCTCCGCTGCCGCCGCTCCCGGCGGTAACGCCCCCTCCCCCGGCCTCAAGACCTATTTCAAGTCCCCCGAGGGCCGCTACAAGCTCCACTATGAGAAAGGCCACCCCTCCGGCTTGATGCACTACGTCCAGGGCAAGACCGTCACTCAG GCAACTGTAGCCACTATCAAGGACAAGCCATCCCCGCCAACCCCACCATCTCAGCCCTCTTCGAGCTTCAGTGCCAGCAGTGGAGTACGATCTGCTGCTGCAAGGTTATTGGGTAGCGGTAATGGGAGCCGTGCCCTGAGCTTTGTTGGAGGAAATGGTGGGAGCAAGAGCATTAGTGGGGGCAGTAGGCTTGGACCATTAGGTTCGAATTCAAGTACTTCGAATCTGACTTCGAATTTTGATGGTAGAGGGACCTACTTGATCTTCAATATGGGTGATGGACTTTTTATAAGCGATTTGAATTCTCAAGACAAG GAGCCAATGAAGGCCATCTATTTTAATAATGTGTATCCTGTCTGCCATGCATTTGATTCCGATGCCAAGGATGGGCATGATTTGCTCATTGGGTTAAGTACTGGTGATG TCTATTCCGTGTCACTGAGACAGCAATTACAGGACAGTGGAAAGAAGCTTGTTGGGGCTCAACATTATAACAAGGATGGTTCAGTTAATGGCAG CCAGAACTCATCAACGCACTTTCCATCAAGCAGAAGGATTATCGACAAATG TCGCTGTACTTGCATTTCATGGGTGCCTGGAGGTGATGGTGCTTTTGTTGTTGCACATGCTGatggaaatatatatgtatatgaaaaG AGTAAAGAAGGTGCCGGGGATTCTTCTTTCCCAGCTATCAAAGATCCAACTCAATTTTCTGTTGCACATGCACGGTACAGTAAG AGCAATCCGATTGCTAGATGGCATATATGCCAAGGTTCAATTAATGGCATAGCATTCTCGACAGACGGAACCTATTTAGCTACTGTTGGCAGAGATG GTTATCTACGAGTCTTTGATTACTCGAAGGAACAATTGATATGTGGGGGTAAAAGCTACTACGGTGCTTTATTATGTTGTGCTTGGAG CAACGATGGGAAATACGTACTAGCTGGAGGTGAAGATGATTTAGTCCAAATCTGGAGTATGGTAGATAGGAAGGTCGTTGCTTGGGGAGAAGGGCATAACTCATGG GTCAGTGGAGTTGCTTTTGATTCATTTTGGTCATCCCCCAATTCTGATGACTCAGGAGATTCCGTGTTGTACCGATTTGGTTCTGTTGGGCAG GACACACAGCTGCTTCTATGGGACCTAGAGATGGACGAGATTGTCGTTCCTCTTCGCCGTCCTCCGGGTGGTTCGCCTACATTGAGCACTGGAAGCCAATCATCGCACTGGGACAATGTCACCCCTGTGGGTACCCTCCAGCCCGCTCCAAGCATGAGAGATATTCCTAAAATCTCCCCGGTGGTCGCTCACCGAGTTCACACAGAGCCCCTCTCTGGACTAATATTCACCACCGAGTCTGTCCTCACAGTATGTCGAGAAGGTCACATCAAGGTGTGGATTAGACCCCACATCGCAGAAGCCCAAGGGGCCAGCAATCCTGAGACAGCTCTGAGCACGAGCCTGAAGGACAAGCCCTTGCTATCGAGCAAGGTCTCAAATTCTTCTGGTTATAAGCAATAA
- the LOC116197470 gene encoding uncharacterized protein LOC116197470 isoform X1 has protein sequence MGSREDDSVRENVGPCHDCPVPQVRSSPEITEEAPHEEHRGRNELALEISARVLEYARDDDTVRIDMPSTPCLTPKRVNFSPLPSPRYAKIGEPSSPSLSNNRRATVKNLLPKLSFKFRNTISAADLEKTAMLALGMGGSPSGTRDSKPQISRSFSLSKLFQSRIKSSLSLPVTPIARSNPESMHGENSTEPKVEANSLIHRSHSVPELIKDGSTRPMDVVGNVFRVVPSTPRVPRDAGTATPSPSPVVVPDGSHHNDGEDIPEEEAVCRICLIELGEGADTLKMECSCKGDLALAHQECAVKWFSIKGNKICDVCKQEVQNLPVTLLRIQNRQASRANGAQQAGSPQYRVWQDVPVLVIVSMLAYFCFLEQLLVGKMGSGAIAISLPFSCILGILASMTSTTMVRKKFVWLYATFQFVLVVLSAHLFYSLLHIQAVLSVLLATFSGFGVTMCGTSILNELLRWRRRLLVWLAQRRNSQGAAAQPSQPPDQLPSNDAQAPPPSDEAQVSPPQNQEARAGEVETQQRTAERHD, from the exons ATGGGAAGCAGAGAGGATGATTCTGTTAGGGAGAATGTGGGCCCTTGCCACGATTGCCCAGTTCCACAG GTTCGCAGCTCCCCTGAGATCACCGAAGAAGCACCACATGAAGAACACCGAGGAAGGAATGAGCTCGCCTTAGAGATATCTGCACGAGTACTGGAGTATGCTAGAGATGATGACACCGTGAGAATAGATATGCCTTCAACACCATGTCTCACTCCCAAGAGAGTCAACTTTTCCCCTTTACCCAGTCCAAGATACGCCAAAATCGGAGAACCTTCTTCCCCCTCACTATCAAATAACCGCAGAGCAACAGTGAAGAACCTTCTTCCGAAGCTAAGTTTCAAGTTTCGGAATACTATTAGTGCTGCTGACCTTGAGAAGACTGCAATGTTAGCTTTAGGAATGGGAGGCTCGCCTTCGGGGACGAGAGATAGTAAGCCACAGATCTCGAGAAGTTTCTCTCTATCCAAACTTTTTCAGTCAAGAATAAAGTCATCCTTGTCATTGCCTGTCACCCCGATTGCTCGCTCTAATCCCGAGTCTATGCATGGAGAGAACAGTACTGAACCC AAAGTTGAAGCCAACTCACTGATTCACCGGTCTCATTCTGTCCCTGAGCTCATTAAAGATGGAAGCACAAGGCCAATGGACGTTGTGGGAAATGTGTTCAGGGTAGTTCCAAGTACTCCCAGAGTGCCTCGAGATGCTGGAACTGCAACACCAAGCCCATCTCCTGTGGTCGTTCCCG ATGGATCTCATCACAATGATGGAGAGGACATTCCCGAAGAAGAGGCTGTCTGTCGTATCTGCCTGATTGAACTTGGGGAAGGAGCCGATACCCTCAAGATGGAGTGCAGCTGCAAAGGTGACCTAGCACTTGCCCATCAAGAGTGTGCAGTGAAGTGGTTCAGCATCAAAGGTAACAAGATATGTGATGTTTGCAAGCAGGAAGTTCAGAACCTTCCTGTCACTCTTTTAAGGATACAAAATCGGCAGGCTTCACGAGCAAATGGAGCTCAACAAGCTGGGTCTCCTCAATATAG GGTCTGGCAGGATGTTCCGGTTCTCGTGATTGTCAGCATGCTTGCTTACTTTTGTTTTCTGGAGCAACTTCTG GTGGGAAAAATGGGCTCTGGTGCAATTGCAATCTCTCTTCCATTTTCCTGCATTCTGGGCATTCTCGCGTCCATGACTTCAACCACCATGG TGCGGAAGAAGTTTGTTTGGCTTTACGCAACCTTCCAGTTCGTACTTGTGGTTCTCTCTGCACATCTATTTTATTCACTC CTTCACATACAGGCGGTTCTGTCGGTTCTGCTAGCTACATTTAGTGGCTTCGGGGTGACGATGTGTGGAACTTCAATCTTGAACGAGCTCTTGAGATGGAGGAGAAGGTTGCTTGTTTGGTTGGCCCAAAGGCGTAATTCTCAAGGTGCAGCTGCGCAGCCATCTCAACCCCCTGATCAATTGCCTTCAAATGATGCTCAAGCACCACCGCCTTCAGATGAGGCTCAAGTGTCGCCACCCCAGAATCAGGAAGCTCGAGCCGGGGAGGTTGAGACTCAACAGCGCACCGCAGAGAGGCATGATTGA
- the LOC116197470 gene encoding uncharacterized protein LOC116197470 isoform X2 produces MPSTPCLTPKRVNFSPLPSPRYAKIGEPSSPSLSNNRRATVKNLLPKLSFKFRNTISAADLEKTAMLALGMGGSPSGTRDSKPQISRSFSLSKLFQSRIKSSLSLPVTPIARSNPESMHGENSTEPKVEANSLIHRSHSVPELIKDGSTRPMDVVGNVFRVVPSTPRVPRDAGTATPSPSPVVVPDGSHHNDGEDIPEEEAVCRICLIELGEGADTLKMECSCKGDLALAHQECAVKWFSIKGNKICDVCKQEVQNLPVTLLRIQNRQASRANGAQQAGSPQYRVWQDVPVLVIVSMLAYFCFLEQLLVGKMGSGAIAISLPFSCILGILASMTSTTMVRKKFVWLYATFQFVLVVLSAHLFYSLLHIQAVLSVLLATFSGFGVTMCGTSILNELLRWRRRLLVWLAQRRNSQGAAAQPSQPPDQLPSNDAQAPPPSDEAQVSPPQNQEARAGEVETQQRTAERHD; encoded by the exons ATGCCTTCAACACCATGTCTCACTCCCAAGAGAGTCAACTTTTCCCCTTTACCCAGTCCAAGATACGCCAAAATCGGAGAACCTTCTTCCCCCTCACTATCAAATAACCGCAGAGCAACAGTGAAGAACCTTCTTCCGAAGCTAAGTTTCAAGTTTCGGAATACTATTAGTGCTGCTGACCTTGAGAAGACTGCAATGTTAGCTTTAGGAATGGGAGGCTCGCCTTCGGGGACGAGAGATAGTAAGCCACAGATCTCGAGAAGTTTCTCTCTATCCAAACTTTTTCAGTCAAGAATAAAGTCATCCTTGTCATTGCCTGTCACCCCGATTGCTCGCTCTAATCCCGAGTCTATGCATGGAGAGAACAGTACTGAACCC AAAGTTGAAGCCAACTCACTGATTCACCGGTCTCATTCTGTCCCTGAGCTCATTAAAGATGGAAGCACAAGGCCAATGGACGTTGTGGGAAATGTGTTCAGGGTAGTTCCAAGTACTCCCAGAGTGCCTCGAGATGCTGGAACTGCAACACCAAGCCCATCTCCTGTGGTCGTTCCCG ATGGATCTCATCACAATGATGGAGAGGACATTCCCGAAGAAGAGGCTGTCTGTCGTATCTGCCTGATTGAACTTGGGGAAGGAGCCGATACCCTCAAGATGGAGTGCAGCTGCAAAGGTGACCTAGCACTTGCCCATCAAGAGTGTGCAGTGAAGTGGTTCAGCATCAAAGGTAACAAGATATGTGATGTTTGCAAGCAGGAAGTTCAGAACCTTCCTGTCACTCTTTTAAGGATACAAAATCGGCAGGCTTCACGAGCAAATGGAGCTCAACAAGCTGGGTCTCCTCAATATAG GGTCTGGCAGGATGTTCCGGTTCTCGTGATTGTCAGCATGCTTGCTTACTTTTGTTTTCTGGAGCAACTTCTG GTGGGAAAAATGGGCTCTGGTGCAATTGCAATCTCTCTTCCATTTTCCTGCATTCTGGGCATTCTCGCGTCCATGACTTCAACCACCATGG TGCGGAAGAAGTTTGTTTGGCTTTACGCAACCTTCCAGTTCGTACTTGTGGTTCTCTCTGCACATCTATTTTATTCACTC CTTCACATACAGGCGGTTCTGTCGGTTCTGCTAGCTACATTTAGTGGCTTCGGGGTGACGATGTGTGGAACTTCAATCTTGAACGAGCTCTTGAGATGGAGGAGAAGGTTGCTTGTTTGGTTGGCCCAAAGGCGTAATTCTCAAGGTGCAGCTGCGCAGCCATCTCAACCCCCTGATCAATTGCCTTCAAATGATGCTCAAGCACCACCGCCTTCAGATGAGGCTCAAGTGTCGCCACCCCAGAATCAGGAAGCTCGAGCCGGGGAGGTTGAGACTCAACAGCGCACCGCAGAGAGGCATGATTGA